The Muricauda sp. SCSIO 65647 genome includes a region encoding these proteins:
- a CDS encoding DUF2490 domain-containing protein has product MKSIIIGAILVLFLVSHSSYGQELPEKVVNENAQFWISTNNVFRIADRWALLNDIHVRRNNFLADPNFYFLRVGGQYYLNANLRLAVGYAHLWLTPTGDWDSFQNENRIYQQLSISRRYEKMNALFRIRLEQRFFNNVQDGQSLRDDSFVNRIRFLVSAGFPFKQGGPTEFILANETHLNFGKDVIFNTFNQNRLTVGIKHKLSKHWKVDCGYMMVYQQLAAGNVYNLNHTMRLFFYGSFDFRKNKNLPFNEVRHGEE; this is encoded by the coding sequence TTGAAATCTATCATTATTGGGGCAATCTTAGTGCTGTTTTTGGTAAGTCACTCATCTTACGGTCAAGAGCTACCTGAAAAAGTTGTAAATGAGAATGCTCAATTTTGGATTTCAACAAACAATGTATTCAGAATTGCCGATCGTTGGGCCCTATTGAATGATATCCATGTTCGCAGAAACAATTTTTTGGCGGATCCCAATTTCTATTTCCTTCGTGTAGGCGGGCAGTATTATTTAAATGCCAACCTTCGGTTAGCGGTAGGTTATGCGCACCTTTGGTTGACCCCGACCGGTGATTGGGACAGTTTTCAAAACGAGAATAGAATTTACCAGCAGTTAAGTATATCTAGACGTTATGAAAAGATGAACGCTTTGTTCAGAATTAGATTGGAGCAACGCTTTTTCAATAATGTGCAGGACGGCCAATCATTAAGAGACGATTCTTTTGTCAACCGTATTCGATTTCTGGTCAGTGCCGGATTTCCTTTTAAACAGGGTGGGCCCACAGAATTTATATTAGCTAATGAAACACACCTAAATTTTGGTAAAGATGTAATCTTCAACACCTTTAACCAGAACAGATTAACTGTTGGCATAAAGCACAAATTGAGTAAGCATTGGAAAGTGGACTGCGGATATATGATGGTCTATCAGCAACTCGCTGCGGGCAATGTTTACAATCTCAACCATACCATGCGCCTGTTCTTCTATGGCAGCTTTGATTTCAGGAAGAATAAAAATTTACCATTTAACGAGGTAAGGCATGGTGAAGAGTAA
- a CDS encoding type II toxin-antitoxin system ParD family antitoxin, which yields MNISFTKKQEEYIAEQVATGEYQNNSEVIRDAIRLHRIYRDKVIEDLRSEIEKGWNGPDSPRTMDEIIASKKNG from the coding sequence ATGAATATCAGTTTCACAAAAAAACAGGAAGAATATATTGCCGAACAAGTGGCGACCGGTGAATATCAGAACAATAGTGAGGTAATCCGTGATGCCATACGTCTGCATAGAATTTATAGGGACAAGGTCATTGAGGATCTTAGAAGCGAGATAGAGAAGGGTTGGAACGGCCCCGATAGTCCCAGAACAATGGATGAGATCATTGCTTCAAAAAAGAACGGGTGA
- the ppk2 gene encoding polyphosphate kinase 2: MGEVNNKSSNGEKDSYELALNGLFKELVHLQEWVKSQGLKVVIIFEGRDASGKGGTIKRFTEPLNPRVCRVVALGVPTEKEKTQWYFQRYVAHLPAAGEIVLFDRSWYNRAGVEKVMGFCSEDEYHEFLRSCPEFERMLVRSGIILLKYWFSVSDEEQEKRFKSRINDPLKRWKFSPMDLKSRSKWLEYSKAKDDMFAHTDTKQVPWYVVNADNKKKARLNCISHVLSQIPYEKTEYPPVELPALPEHEGYVRPPITYQTFVPEKY; encoded by the coding sequence ATGGGAGAAGTGAATAATAAATCTAGCAATGGTGAAAAAGATAGCTACGAGTTGGCTCTCAATGGTTTATTTAAAGAGCTAGTTCACCTTCAAGAATGGGTAAAATCTCAAGGTTTGAAGGTGGTAATTATCTTTGAAGGCAGAGATGCTTCTGGCAAAGGAGGTACAATCAAGAGATTTACCGAACCATTGAACCCTCGTGTATGCAGGGTGGTTGCTTTGGGCGTGCCTACGGAAAAAGAGAAGACTCAATGGTATTTTCAGAGGTATGTGGCACATTTACCCGCTGCGGGGGAGATTGTGCTATTTGATAGAAGTTGGTATAACAGAGCGGGTGTAGAAAAAGTAATGGGTTTTTGTTCTGAAGATGAGTATCACGAGTTTTTACGTTCCTGTCCTGAATTTGAGCGTATGCTCGTCAGATCGGGTATTATACTTCTGAAATACTGGTTTTCTGTAAGTGACGAAGAGCAGGAAAAACGTTTTAAGAGCCGGATAAATGATCCCCTGAAGCGATGGAAATTTAGTCCAATGGATTTGAAGTCACGCTCTAAATGGTTGGAATACTCCAAAGCTAAAGATGACATGTTTGCCCATACAGATACCAAACAGGTACCCTGGTATGTAGTGAATGCGGACAATAAGAAGAAGGCACGGCTAAATTGTATCAGTCATGTCCTTAGTCAGATTCCCTACGAAAAAACAGAATATCCGCCGGTAGAGCTGCCTGCTTTGCCTGAACATGAAGGTTATGTTCGCCCTCCGATTACATATCAAACTTTCGTGCCTGAAAAGTACTGA
- a CDS encoding metallophosphoesterase, translated as MERRNFVKKSLAVGAMAAMPIPLKAFEGIFDKKPLRIGIVADVHQDIIHDGVERLRFFMEDMKKRQPNFIIQLGDFALPRKRNQPFLDVWNEFEGSKYHVLGNHDMLDLGFTREQTMTWWQMGKRYYTFDHGGLHFIVLDGNDKNPKPWSGYDRYIGDEQKEWLKSDLENTRKPTIVFCHQSMEAEGGVANGAEIRAIFEEAKISTKQSKVIACFSGHHHTDYVKTINDIPYIQINSMSYKWVGDKYQYHRFAPHIEAAYPNLSKTCPYRNPLYTLLTLDMEKSTLHLEGRETQFIPPTPHELKIPHAHTMHSTITEQNVKVSI; from the coding sequence ATGGAACGAAGAAACTTTGTCAAAAAATCATTGGCAGTGGGGGCAATGGCCGCAATGCCAATACCCTTAAAGGCGTTTGAGGGCATCTTTGACAAAAAACCGTTACGAATCGGCATCGTGGCCGATGTGCATCAAGACATCATTCATGATGGTGTGGAAAGGCTGCGGTTTTTTATGGAAGATATGAAGAAACGCCAGCCGAATTTCATCATTCAATTGGGTGATTTTGCCCTGCCACGAAAACGCAACCAACCATTTTTGGATGTTTGGAACGAATTTGAAGGCTCTAAATATCATGTATTGGGCAATCACGACATGCTCGATCTGGGCTTTACACGAGAGCAGACGATGACGTGGTGGCAAATGGGAAAACGCTACTATACCTTTGATCATGGCGGGCTGCACTTTATTGTTTTGGACGGTAACGATAAAAACCCAAAACCTTGGTCGGGCTATGATCGCTATATTGGTGACGAACAAAAAGAATGGCTGAAAAGCGATTTGGAAAACACAAGAAAACCGACCATTGTATTTTGTCATCAGAGTATGGAGGCTGAAGGGGGCGTCGCTAATGGAGCAGAAATCAGGGCCATTTTCGAAGAAGCCAAAATTTCAACGAAACAATCGAAGGTCATCGCCTGTTTCAGTGGGCATCACCATACCGATTATGTAAAGACCATTAATGATATTCCGTACATACAGATTAACAGCATGTCTTATAAATGGGTCGGGGACAAATACCAATACCACCGTTTCGCACCCCACATAGAAGCTGCGTACCCCAATCTCAGCAAAACCTGTCCGTACCGCAATCCGCTGTATACCCTTCTAACTTTAGATATGGAAAAAAGCACATTGCACTTAGAAGGTAGGGAAACACAGTTCATTCCGCCCACTCCTCATGAATTGAAGATTCCACATGCCCATACCATGCATAGTACCATCACGGAACAAAACGTAAAGGTTTCAATATGA
- a CDS encoding type II toxin-antitoxin system RelE/ParE family toxin, with protein MIKGYVLSQEADNDIEDIFEYGEYRFGASQAIEYLIGLNDHFKAIAKNPDIGKDRREIKEGLFSFPYVSHIIFYRKLKGYVRIVRVLYGGRDLVKFL; from the coding sequence GTGATAAAAGGCTACGTTCTATCGCAAGAAGCAGACAATGATATTGAGGATATATTCGAATATGGTGAATACCGTTTTGGAGCTTCCCAAGCAATCGAATACCTGATTGGCCTGAACGACCATTTTAAAGCAATTGCCAAGAATCCAGATATTGGAAAGGATAGAAGGGAAATTAAGGAAGGCCTTTTCAGTTTTCCATATGTCTCCCATATAATTTTCTATCGTAAATTGAAAGGATATGTACGTATAGTAAGAGTTCTGTACGGGGGAAGGGATTTGGTAAAGTTTCTTTAA